A stretch of Babylonia areolata isolate BAREFJ2019XMU chromosome 23, ASM4173473v1, whole genome shotgun sequence DNA encodes these proteins:
- the LOC143297980 gene encoding uncharacterized protein LOC143297980, whose product MQLLVTVAVLFSILATSMADTLCKDTVCQGSDVCYEVETCDANNACSLEATCLGADYDAPGGCIDTRPLLTGSGYGARVCHAKKVCPSGYYCSTELMDTFARCCRAAPAAAENPGQCPAPVDEDNHFCVDECLSDADCHSGSKCCRSTVSCPARMCLYPPSGN is encoded by the exons ATGCAGCTCCTG GTGACAGTCGCTGTTCTTTTCAGCATCCTGGCCACTTCCATGGCCGACACCTTGTGTAAAGACACG GTGTGCCAGGGGTCAGATGTGTGTTATGAGGTGGAAACATGTGATGCTAACAACGCCTGTTCCTTGGAGGCCACCTGTCTtg GGGCAGACTACGATGCTCCAGGCGGCTGCATTGACACTCGGCCACTGCTGACGGGGAGTGGGTACGGCGCCCGTGTGTGTCACGCCAAGAAAGTATGTCCGTCAGGATACTACTGCAGCACCGAGCTCATGGACACTTTCGCCAGGTGCTGTCGTGCGGCTCCAG CTGCTGCCGAGAATCCCGGGCAGTGCCCCGCACCGGTGGATGAAGACAACCACTTCTGTGTGGACGAGTGCCTCAGTGACGCCGACTGTCACAGCGGCAGTAAGTGCTGCCGCAGCACTGTCTCCTGCCCCGCCAGGATGTGCCTCTACCCCCCCTCTGGCAACTAG